A segment of the Candidatus Microthrix subdominans genome:
GCGCCACGAGCGGCGACGACGGCGGCGTCGATGTCGGCCGGAGCACCCTCGGGGGTGGATCCCAACTCCTCTTCGGTGAACGGGGAGATCACCGAGATGCGGGCGTCGGTGGCCGGTGCCACCCAGTCCCCGCCGATGTAGAGCCGGTCGTGGTGCAGGTTGGTCATGGTTCCCCTGTGTCGTGTGGTTGTGCGTCGTGTGGTGGTGCGCTTCGTCGCATCGTACCGGCCGACCCGATGCTGCGGGTCAGCCGGTCGGTTGGGAGAACTCGCTGGTCGCCCCGCATCATGGACGACCATGAGCACCAAGATCAGGATCGCCATCACCGGCTACGGCAACCTCGGACGAGGAGCCGAGGCGGCCATCACCCAAAGCCCCGACCTCGAACTGGTAGCAATCGTCACCCGGCGGGATCCGGCGACGGTGCGCCCGGCCGACCCGGTCACCCCGGTGTACCGCCTCGACGATGTGGCCGACCTCCGGGGCACCGTCGACGTGATGCTGTGCTGCGGCGGCTCGAAGGAGGACCTGCCGGTGCAGGGGCCCCTGCTGGCATCGATGTTCAACATCGTTGACAGCTACGACACCCACGCCAAGATCCCCGACTACTTCGCGTCGGTCGATGCCCCCGCCCGGGCCAACGGAACCACCGCGGTGATCTCCACGGGCTGGGACCCGGGGCTGTTCTCGCTCAACCGCCTGATGGGCGAGGCCATCCTGCCAGAAGGTGTCACCTACACCTTCTGGGGCCGGGGCCTCAGCCAGGGGCACTCCGACGCCGTGCGCCGGGTGCCCGGCGTGGCCGCCGGCGTGCAGTACACCATCCCCTCGCCCGAGGCGCTCGAACGTGCCGGCAGCGGCGAACGCCCGGAGCTGACCACCAGGGAGAAGCACACCCGCCACTGCTACGTGGTGCTGGCCGAGGGCGCCGATGCCGACACGGTCGAGCAGGCCATCATCACCATGCCCGACTACTTCGTCGACTACGACACCACGGTCACCTTCATCGACGCCGACACGTTGGCCGCCGACCACGACGCCATGCCCCACGGCGGGTTTGTGATCCGCAGCGCCTCCACCGCCGACGGACACAACCACACCATGCAGTTCTCGTTGGAACTCGAGCACAACCCGGCTTTCACCGCCAGCGTGCTGGTGGCCTACGCCCGGGCCGCTCACCGGATGAACCAGGCCGGTGCCGTCGGGGCAAACACCCCCTTCGATGTGGCCCCCGGGCTGCTGTCACCTCGGTCACCGGAGGACCTCCGCCGAGACCTGCTCTGATCCGAGCCTCGGATGACCGGGTGTGCCGGTGATGGTCGGTTCACGCTGATGGCGGTTCCATCGCCGGCACCTTGGCGTCGGCGACACCACTTCTAGGGTGAACGGATGGCCGATTCGCTGTTCACCGTTCTCGACCACGATCACGCCCACGGGCGCTACCAGCCCACCGGGTTCAGCCGGGGACCATGGTCTCCCCATGCGCTGCACGGCGGACCGACGGCGGCACTGGTGGCCCACGCCGCCGAGCAGGTCTTGGCCGACAGCGGCGCCGACGCACGTCTGCCCGTCCGGTTGACACTCGACCTCGAACGGCCCGTGCCGCTCGCTCCGCTGACCGTTCACGCCGAAATCGTGCGGCCCGGCCGCAAGGTGCAGGTGGCCGAGGTCATCGTCGTCGATGACGACGGGCGCAGGTTGGTGCGGGCCTCGGTGCTGGCCATCCGCCGCCGTGAGGTGACACTGGCGGACGACCTCATTCGGCCGGTCGACCGACAACCGACCGATCGACAACAGGGCGGCGGTGACATCGACTGGGTGTTCCCCGATGACGAGGTCGCCTTCCACTCCGACGGGACCGAGCACAGCCTCGTGCAGGGATCGTTCGGCAAGCTCGGCCCGGCCACCGACTGGATTCGCCTCGCCGT
Coding sequences within it:
- a CDS encoding thioesterase family protein, producing the protein MADSLFTVLDHDHAHGRYQPTGFSRGPWSPHALHGGPTAALVAHAAEQVLADSGADARLPVRLTLDLERPVPLAPLTVHAEIVRPGRKVQVAEVIVVDDDGRRLVRASVLAIRRREVTLADDLIRPVDRQPTDRQQGGGDIDWVFPDDEVAFHSDGTEHSLVQGSFGKLGPATDWIRLAVPVLPDVEPSPFQRVVAAADFLNGISSVVDPMQATYINPDLTVTVHRLPVGEWVAVDAVTRFEDLGIGTAEADLYDEQGRLGRAVQTLLLDPV
- a CDS encoding diaminopimelate dehydrogenase — its product is MSTKIRIAITGYGNLGRGAEAAITQSPDLELVAIVTRRDPATVRPADPVTPVYRLDDVADLRGTVDVMLCCGGSKEDLPVQGPLLASMFNIVDSYDTHAKIPDYFASVDAPARANGTTAVISTGWDPGLFSLNRLMGEAILPEGVTYTFWGRGLSQGHSDAVRRVPGVAAGVQYTIPSPEALERAGSGERPELTTREKHTRHCYVVLAEGADADTVEQAIITMPDYFVDYDTTVTFIDADTLAADHDAMPHGGFVIRSASTADGHNHTMQFSLELEHNPAFTASVLVAYARAAHRMNQAGAVGANTPFDVAPGLLSPRSPEDLRRDLL